The genomic stretch GGGCAATATCGAGTTGAATATGACGCGCCCGAAGGTGCTCTTAATTACTTTTCCGTTTATGTTTATCAATATTGGTTCATGAAGTTTGATGAAACCAAATTCGTAAGCGATCTCCGCTTCTTCCGGCGAAGCGAACTTCCATTTGATTTGCTCGGGTTGGATTTGATCGTAATCCTTTCCAACCATCGTCAGGTAGTATATACCGGCAACGATATCCTTTCCCGGCATGGAGATCGGTTTTCCGTGCGCCGGTGAGATGATGTTGTAACGGGATAGCATTAAGAGTCTTGCTTCAGCCTGCGCCGCCGGGGACAGCGGTAGGTGCACCGCCATCTGGTCACCGTCGAAGTCCGCGTTGAACGGTGGACAGACCAACGGATGTAACTGGATCGCGTTACCCTCTATGAGCTTTGGTTCGAACGCCTGAATCGACATTCTGTGGAGCGTCGGTGCACGGTTCAGCAAAACGACCCTACCTTGAATAACCTTCTCGAGTTTTTCCCAAGCTCTCGGATCTTCACGCTGGAGCTCTTTCTTGTACTTTTTGGCCTTCGCTTGCGTAACTTCCACATTCTCCTCTTTCGAGAGCTCGGCTATGACGAACGGTTCGAAGAGCTCGAGTGCCATCTTCTTGGGTAATCCACACTCGTGGATTTTCAGGTGCGGACCGACGACGATAACGGCCCTACCAGAGTAGTCCACACGTTTTCCAAGGAGGTTCCTTCTGAAGCGCCCTTTCTTTCCCCTGATTAGGTCCGTGAGAGACTTCAAAGGCCTGCCGTTTCTGTCAACGTACGCTTTACCTATCTTACCGTTGTATATGAGGTTATCAACAGCTTCCTGGAGCATCCTTTTTTCGTTTCTAACAATAACGTCCGGCGCGTTCATCTCCAAGAGCTTCTTGAGCCTGTTGTTTCTCATTATGACCCTTCTGTAGAGATCGTTCAAATCTGTCGTTGCAAACCTACCACCGTCGATTTGTATCATTGGCCTAATTTCCGGTGGTACGACCGGTAGTACTTCAAGAACCATCCATTCGGGTTTCGTACCGCTGTTCAGAAGTGACTTGACCAAGCTGAGTTTTTTGAGTAACTTTTTCGCCCTAACACTGCTCTTTGGAATCTTCTGTAACTCAGCTTCGAGTTCAGCCTTCATAACTTCAAGGTCTAGGCTTTGCAAAAGCTTTTTGATCGCCAACGCACCGGTTTCAGCCTCGATCTTACCAGGATAGATTCTACTGTAAGCCTCAAAATCCTGTTGGGTGATTATTTGCCCTTTTGTCAAACCTGTTTCCGCGGCTACTTCCGGATCGATGTTTGTTACAACGACGATGGGCTTGTCGTTCTCGACTTGTTCTTCCACGACGAATTTTCCGTGGTAGTACTGGTTGAAGAGCTTGTACTCTTCGACCGTCAACTTTTCCTCCTCAAAGAGGAACCTATCGGCAAGCACATCGCCGGCCTTAACAGTGTCTCCATCCTGAACGTATATGTACGCACCTTCGAAAACAGGGTACTGCTTAACTTGTTGGACGTTTTCAATGTAGATTACTCCGTTCGCAAGAACTTCGTAATTACCATTCTCAAGTGGTCTTAGGTTGAGTTGTTTGCTGTACCTCAGTGTTCCAGACACCGGAGCCACAACACTCGGTAACACCGTTTCCGTCGTCAGCTGGTGACCTTTCTTGACCTTCTCACCGTTTTTTACCAACACCCTGACACCGTAAGGTAATGAGAAGGTTATGGGAGTATTTTTGCTCGTCGGCAACGGTTTGATCGTGATCGTTTCGGAGAATTCATCAACCTCTACAGTTCCATCGAACGGTGCGTAGATCGCCTCCACGTGTCTTTCGGGAACGATCTCCTCACCTTGACTGACTTGTGCCCCGTCTTTCACCTTGAGCTCCATACCCGTCAGAACTCTCAATTCAACTTTGACAGCGTTTTTTACAACGATCCAATACAAGTCTCGGTCGGTATGCGTCTTTTCGTGTTTTATGTGTACCTCACCGTCAATTTCTGAAACGAGAGGTACCCTCGGCTCCTTGACTATATATGCCGGTGAAACGTCAAAGTCCCACTTTTTTGCGTAGATTTCGTATTCCGTTTGGTTCAGTATGGACCCCTTGATAAATGGTGTATTTTTCGGATCCGTGACGATGAAAACTCGCTCGTTCACCCTGCGACTGCCGAAATAGACGATGTTTTCTATGTCTTTAACGCTCATATCAAGTAACGTAGCGATTACACTTGGGGTGTTCTTGAGGAACCAAACGTGCGTAACCGGTGCTGCGAGTTCTATGTGACCGAACCTGCGCCTTCTGGCTTCCTTCGATTCAACACGTACACCACACTTTTCACAAACCGTACCTTCGTACTTCTTACCACTGTACTTACCACAGGCACATTCGTAATCCTTTACGGGACCAAAGATGCGCTCGCAAAAGAGCCCATCCTTTTCAGGCTTGAAGGTACGGTAATTTATCGTCTCGGCCTTCTTCACTTCCCCGCTTGACCAGGATCTGATCACTTCGGGAGAAGCTATACCGATTTTCACCGCCGCTATCTTCCTTTTGAAAGAAGAACTCATCAGGGTCCCTCCTTAACCCTATGGTGCTTTCAGCACCATATTACGTTCTTGAATTATAACTTTATAACTTTTCTATATCAATTTCCCTACCGTGCTCGTCGTAAACACGTACGTCCAAGGCCAATCCCTTCAGCTCTCTAACCAACACCTTAAAGCTTTCCGGAAGACCAGGTTCTGGTAGGTTCTTGGACTTCATTATGGCCCTGTAAACTTCCGTTCTTCCTCTGATGTCGTCACTCTTGACTGTAAGCATTTCGTTGAGTGTGTAAGAAGCTCCGTACGCTTCAAGCGCCCAAACTTCCATCTCTCCGAACCTCTGGCCACCGAATTGCGCCTTACCACCGAGCGGTTGTTGGTGGATTAGCGAGTACGGGCCTGTTGCACGAGCGTGGATCTTATCGCGTGCAATGTGTATGAGTTTGAGCATGTACATGTAACCAACCAACACCGGTGAGTCGAACTCCTTACCCGTACGTCCGTCCCTCAGCGTGACCTTGCCGGACGGATTTTCCGGATCATCACCGTGGTGCAGGTTGAACTGTTCGCGAACCTTGTAAAGTTCCGGGAGTATTTCGTCTTCTTTTGCACCATCAAAGACAGGAGTTGCAAAGTATCTGTTGGTCAGTTTCGCAAGCCATCCAAGAGACGTTTCGAGTACTTGTCCGATGTTCATTCGCGATGGAACTCCCAGAGGACTCAGAACGATTTGGACCGGTGTACCGTCCGGCAAGAACGGCATGTCCTCTTTCGGAAGTATCATCGAAACGACACCTTTGTTTCCATGTCTTCCAGCGAGCTTGTCACCAACTTCAAGTGGTTTCCTTGTTGCAAGGTAAACGCGCACGAGTGTGTTGACTCCAGGGCCAAGGTCTCCGACTTCCTCCTTGTGATAGACGTTAACACCGATGACTCGACCTTCAACACCGTGCGGGACTCTCAACGAAGAGTCTTTTACATCCTTACCTTTTTCCCCGAAGACAGACCTTATGATCTTCTCCTCCGGACTCGCGTCGCTCTCACCTTTCGGTGTCACTTTACCGACAAGTATATCCTGAGAGGACAGGTATTTTTGCCTACCAACGTACGCTCCAACACGTATGATTCCATTCTCGTCCAAGTTCCTCAAGTTTTCCTTGGAAACGTTCGGCACCTCGGCTGTGATTTCTTCAGGCCCGATTCTCGTTTCTCGCGCGGTTGTCTCGTACACCTCGATATGGACCGATGTAAAGGTGTCTTCTTCGAGCAATTCTTCACTAACCAAGATAGCATCCTCGAAGTTGTAACCTTCCCACGGCAGGAACGCGACGAGCACGTTTTTACCAAGTGCCAGCTCACCGTTATCGGTAGCCGGAC from Fervidobacterium thailandense encodes the following:
- a CDS encoding DNA-directed RNA polymerase subunit beta', encoding MMSSSFKRKIAAVKIGIASPEVIRSWSSGEVKKAETINYRTFKPEKDGLFCERIFGPVKDYECACGKYSGKKYEGTVCEKCGVRVESKEARRRRFGHIELAAPVTHVWFLKNTPSVIATLLDMSVKDIENIVYFGSRRVNERVFIVTDPKNTPFIKGSILNQTEYEIYAKKWDFDVSPAYIVKEPRVPLVSEIDGEVHIKHEKTHTDRDLYWIVVKNAVKVELRVLTGMELKVKDGAQVSQGEEIVPERHVEAIYAPFDGTVEVDEFSETITIKPLPTSKNTPITFSLPYGVRVLVKNGEKVKKGHQLTTETVLPSVVAPVSGTLRYSKQLNLRPLENGNYEVLANGVIYIENVQQVKQYPVFEGAYIYVQDGDTVKAGDVLADRFLFEEEKLTVEEYKLFNQYYHGKFVVEEQVENDKPIVVVTNIDPEVAAETGLTKGQIITQQDFEAYSRIYPGKIEAETGALAIKKLLQSLDLEVMKAELEAELQKIPKSSVRAKKLLKKLSLVKSLLNSGTKPEWMVLEVLPVVPPEIRPMIQIDGGRFATTDLNDLYRRVIMRNNRLKKLLEMNAPDVIVRNEKRMLQEAVDNLIYNGKIGKAYVDRNGRPLKSLTDLIRGKKGRFRRNLLGKRVDYSGRAVIVVGPHLKIHECGLPKKMALELFEPFVIAELSKEENVEVTQAKAKKYKKELQREDPRAWEKLEKVIQGRVVLLNRAPTLHRMSIQAFEPKLIEGNAIQLHPLVCPPFNADFDGDQMAVHLPLSPAAQAEARLLMLSRYNIISPAHGKPISMPGKDIVAGIYYLTMVGKDYDQIQPEQIKWKFASPEEAEIAYEFGFIKLHEPILININGKVIKSTFGRVIFNSILPEDLRDYNKTFGKNGIKDVVYKTFKQYGIDRTADLLDDIKDLGFHYATVSGLTISLKDLKISPRKKEIVEAALKKVEQIERLYEEGFLSDEEKYKETIKIWNDATSEIQEETYRHLGEDPFNPVFIMVDSGARGNKDQLKQLSGMRGLMADPSGRTIEIPIISNFREGLSMLEFFISTHGARKGSADTALRTSSAGYLTRRLVDVVQSVVITEPDCGTHEGVRARILKSSDNFVVEKIEDFIFSRVLARDVYEPGTGNVLMNPETGKLYTRDTLINDDDARFLSNYRKRVKVVEEMEFDVTSGNIPEFYAEIVERIDLGDEVIHPETELDWGIVKKLRDAGIRSVRVKVYPVVGNVVAEDVVWDKNKQKQIAVEEEQIDPVVAKLLEENGVESIVVRPEIYVRTPLTCESETGVCAKCYGLDLSNHKIVNVGEAVGIIAAQSIGEPGTQLTMRTFHTGGIATTADITQGLPRVEELFEARKKTKDPEGVFSKVKGTVVDISQDEPKKIYVQDELGAIHEYEVPPRVRVNVVIGQKVLPGQSLTSGSLKVRKILEDLGTEETAIYLLKEIKKVYVQQGVDIHDKHFELIIRQMLNKGEVIDAGDTDFLPGELVPISLLNKVNKEIMEGNARIEINRKRVLGKALARHIIVKDENGEILELAKEGEEVTEELIEKLIKYGIKEVVVLTSDKELETYQIAPKETVKYRRRLLRITQASLEYEGWLSAASFQQTQQVLTDAAVRGAIDYLKGLKENVIVGQLIPAGTGFQIFANVQYEETPRAAQEEKFGTTDSSRA